In bacterium, one genomic interval encodes:
- the atpC gene encoding ATP synthase F1 subunit epsilon yields MDNNKYHLEIISPRHVVFKGEVESFTAPGASGSFQILKNHTAYISSVLIGEVKIRHTDGYDEIYATSGGFVEVEHNKVTFLAETCEKVSSIDLIRAQESYERARKRLEDRSSYDPERSRQALLRARNRLRLAEKYNKQ; encoded by the coding sequence ATGGATAATAATAAATATCATTTGGAAATCATCTCACCGCGCCATGTCGTGTTCAAAGGGGAAGTTGAGAGCTTTACGGCCCCGGGTGCGAGTGGTAGTTTCCAGATCCTCAAAAACCACACGGCTTATATTTCATCGGTACTTATCGGTGAAGTCAAAATCCGTCACACGGACGGGTATGACGAAATTTATGCAACGAGCGGCGGTTTTGTGGAAGTGGAACACAATAAAGTTACTTTTCTTGCGGAGACCTGCGAAAAAGTCAGTTCGATTGACTTGATTCGCGCTCAGGAATCTTACGAGCGCGCCCGCAAACGTCTTGAAGATCGTTCCAGCTACGATCCCGAGCGTTCGCGTCAGGCATTGCTTCGTGCGCGCAATCGTTTGCGTCTTGCGGAAAAATACAACAAACAATAA